Proteins encoded together in one Mus pahari chromosome 9, PAHARI_EIJ_v1.1, whole genome shotgun sequence window:
- the Plekhj1 gene encoding pleckstrin homology domain-containing family J member 1 isoform X1 codes for MRYNEKELQALSRQPAEMAAELGMRGPKKGSVAKRRLVKLVVNFLFYFRPDEAEPLGALLLERCRVAQEEPGGFSISFVEDLSRKYHFECCSQEQCQEWMEALQRASYEYMRRSLIFYRNEIRKMTGKDPLEQFGISEEARFQLNSLPKDGRTACIGSQLDVLD; via the exons ATGCGGTACAACGAGAAAGAGTTGCAGGCGCTGTCCCGGCAGCCGGCAGAGATGGCGGCCGAGCTAGGCATGCGGGGCCCCAAGAAGGGCAGCG TGGCCAAGCGGCGGCTGGTGAAGCTGGTGGTCAACTTCCTCTTTTACTTCCGCCCGGACGAGGCCGAG CCCCTCGGAGCCCTGTTGCTGGAGCGCTGCAGAGTGGCCCAGGAAGAACCGGGCGGCTTCTCCATCA GCTTCGTGGAAGACCTCAGCAGGAAATATCACTTTGAATGCTGTAGCCAAGAGCAGTGTCAGGAATGGATGGAGGCTCTGCAGCGGGCCAG CTACGAATACATGCGACGGAGCCTTATCTTCTACAGGAATGAAATCAGGAAGATGACTGGCAag GACCCCCTGGAGCAGTTCGGCATCTCCGAGGAGGCCAGGTTCCAGCTGAATAGCCTGCCTAAGGATGGGCGGACTGCTTGTATTGGCTCCCAGTTAGATGTGTTGGACTGA
- the Plekhj1 gene encoding pleckstrin homology domain-containing family J member 1 isoform X2, giving the protein MRYNEKELQALSRQPAEMAAELGMRGPKKGSVAKRRLVKLVVNFLFYFRPDEAEPLGALLLERCRVAQEEPGGFSISFVEDLSRKYHFECCSQEQCQEWMEALQRARNEIRKMTGKDPLEQFGISEEARFQLNSLPKDGRTACIGSQLDVLD; this is encoded by the exons ATGCGGTACAACGAGAAAGAGTTGCAGGCGCTGTCCCGGCAGCCGGCAGAGATGGCGGCCGAGCTAGGCATGCGGGGCCCCAAGAAGGGCAGCG TGGCCAAGCGGCGGCTGGTGAAGCTGGTGGTCAACTTCCTCTTTTACTTCCGCCCGGACGAGGCCGAG CCCCTCGGAGCCCTGTTGCTGGAGCGCTGCAGAGTGGCCCAGGAAGAACCGGGCGGCTTCTCCATCA GCTTCGTGGAAGACCTCAGCAGGAAATATCACTTTGAATGCTGTAGCCAAGAGCAGTGTCAGGAATGGATGGAGGCTCTGCAGCGGGCCAG GAATGAAATCAGGAAGATGACTGGCAag GACCCCCTGGAGCAGTTCGGCATCTCCGAGGAGGCCAGGTTCCAGCTGAATAGCCTGCCTAAGGATGGGCGGACTGCTTGTATTGGCTCCCAGTTAGATGTGTTGGACTGA